One genomic window of Caballeronia sp. SBC1 includes the following:
- a CDS encoding tyrosine-type recombinase/integrase, with the protein MEPLNSSDARRVPWNKGRLTGQKPPLKLREIWAIRTRLQMSSNARELAMFNLAIDSKLRACDLTRLQVQDVCVGGHVVARATFMQQKTHRPVQFEITEQTRHSVSTWISARGLKPADYLFPSRLHASAHVSTRQYVRIVHRWVASIGLDDTAYGTHTMRRTKASLIYRRTKNLRAVQLLLGHTKIESTVRYLGIEVDDALEMAEQTEV; encoded by the coding sequence ATGGAACCGCTTAATTCTTCCGACGCTCGTCGGGTGCCGTGGAACAAGGGGAGGCTAACCGGCCAGAAGCCTCCGCTGAAGCTTCGAGAAATCTGGGCGATTCGAACGAGGCTGCAGATGTCTTCCAACGCCCGCGAGTTGGCGATGTTCAATCTCGCGATCGATAGCAAGCTTCGGGCGTGTGATCTGACGCGACTGCAAGTGCAGGACGTCTGCGTGGGAGGGCATGTCGTAGCCCGCGCGACTTTCATGCAGCAGAAAACGCATCGACCAGTGCAGTTCGAAATCACAGAGCAGACTCGTCATAGTGTCTCCACATGGATTTCGGCGCGGGGATTAAAGCCTGCCGACTATTTGTTTCCAAGTCGACTGCATGCCTCAGCGCACGTGTCGACGCGCCAGTATGTGCGCATCGTTCATCGCTGGGTCGCGTCGATCGGACTCGATGACACCGCGTACGGTACGCACACCATGCGTCGAACGAAAGCGTCGTTAATCTATCGACGCACCAAGAACCTGCGCGCGGTCCAATTGCTGTTGGGCCACACAAAAATTGAAAGCACCGTGCGATACCTCGGGATTGAGGTAGACGATGCACTCGAAATGGCTGAGCAAACCGAAGTGTGA
- a CDS encoding SDR family NAD(P)-dependent oxidoreductase: MNRLEGKISLISGGTTGMGAAIAKRFQTEGATVIATGANPETLEKAKKEPWASKSTSFLCLPK, translated from the coding sequence ATGAACAGATTGGAAGGCAAGATTTCGCTCATCTCGGGAGGCACAACCGGGATGGGGGCGGCGATCGCGAAACGATTCCAGACGGAAGGGGCCACGGTGATCGCCACGGGCGCCAACCCGGAAACACTGGAGAAGGCCAAGAAGGAACCATGGGCCTCGAAGTCCACTTCATTTTTATGTTTACCGAAATGA
- a CDS encoding helix-turn-helix domain-containing protein has product MFTEMKKNIPSAQFGGKIRALRQRLKLTLDCTARAAGISKPFLSQIERGLAMPSIASLKGIADALGVAVQYFVDAPSEQKFVCRGEKLSFFEFADTANSFARLTHKSGGRRLEAVLVRFPPYQSGPADMPTSAEEEFLYVTSGEISLTLEGKTFVLKTGDSAHYQSTLPQGWLNNRSTEALAIWVGTPNLL; this is encoded by the coding sequence ATGTTTACCGAAATGAAAAAAAATATTCCATCCGCGCAATTCGGCGGCAAGATCCGCGCGCTGAGACAGCGGCTAAAGCTCACTCTTGACTGTACGGCAAGGGCTGCAGGGATTTCGAAACCTTTCCTGTCACAGATAGAGCGCGGCTTGGCCATGCCCTCGATTGCCTCGTTGAAAGGCATTGCAGACGCGCTTGGTGTTGCCGTGCAATACTTTGTTGACGCTCCAAGCGAACAGAAATTTGTGTGTCGGGGTGAGAAACTGAGTTTCTTCGAGTTCGCGGATACCGCAAACTCGTTCGCGAGACTTACGCATAAGTCTGGAGGCCGGCGGCTTGAGGCCGTCCTTGTGAGATTCCCGCCCTATCAGAGCGGACCTGCCGATATGCCAACCAGCGCAGAAGAAGAGTTTCTTTACGTCACTTCGGGTGAAATTTCGTTGACTCTTGAGGGCAAGACATTTGTGCTCAAAACAGGGGACAGTGCGCATTACCAATCGACGCTGCCCCAAGGATGGTTGAATAACCGATCCACTGAGGCGCTTGCGATCTGGGTCGGGACGCCGAACCTACTTTAA
- a CDS encoding NAD(P)-dependent oxidoreductase, translated as MKVLVLGATGGTGRLIVHDALEKGHSVVALVRSKARAPDFPGADLIEGDACDEGALMRALKGCDAVVSSLGTGVSPFSEVSVLTEATRALLPAMSRSGVRRLVCISALGVGDSRGHGGFVFDRLFQPLLLRHAYKDKGRQEAAIRTSSLDWVLVRPAMLTNDPARGSVRAIVDLADVNGGKVARADVAQFVVEQLAKDTWLKQTPVLLW; from the coding sequence ATGAAGGTTCTTGTTTTGGGTGCAACGGGCGGAACCGGACGGCTGATCGTCCACGACGCCTTGGAGAAGGGTCATTCCGTAGTCGCGTTAGTTCGCTCGAAGGCGCGCGCGCCCGACTTCCCAGGCGCAGACCTCATTGAGGGGGATGCCTGCGACGAAGGCGCCCTAATGCGCGCCTTGAAAGGCTGCGATGCCGTCGTCAGCTCGCTGGGCACGGGCGTTAGCCCTTTCAGCGAAGTCAGCGTTCTGACCGAAGCGACACGCGCGTTGCTCCCGGCGATGAGTCGCAGCGGCGTCCGCCGTCTGGTCTGCATCTCCGCCCTGGGGGTGGGAGATAGCCGCGGCCACGGCGGCTTCGTGTTCGACCGGCTGTTCCAGCCCTTGCTGCTTCGCCATGCCTACAAAGACAAGGGGCGCCAGGAAGCCGCGATTCGCACCAGCTCACTCGATTGGGTCTTAGTCCGGCCCGCGATGCTCACCAACGACCCAGCTCGCGGAAGCGTCAGGGCCATCGTTGACCTCGCCGACGTCAACGGCGGCAAGGTCGCACGCGCGGATGTCGCTCAGTTCGTGGTGGAGCAACTGGCGAAGGATACGTGGTTGAAACAGACACCCGTACTCCTATGGTGA
- a CDS encoding LysR family transcriptional regulator: MREISLDRLRTLVAIADRGSFADAARALHLAPPTVSLHIAELEERIGAPLLSRKRGHVRPTVIGELLVERARRLLADAEQALDDVHRQVQGLVGRVRLGASTGAIAHLLPQALDVLREHHPAIDIQIAVLTSHETLTRLADGTLDIGLVALPQPPAAGLVIKPWRRDPVMAFVPAHWRCPARVTPEWLAAQPLILNDATTRLSRLTAEWFATGGHHPAPRIQLNYNDAIKSLVAAGYGAALLPHEATTPLPDRRIVMRPLRPALWRRLGIARRAGHVERSTQHVLDVLWDLRLA, translated from the coding sequence ATGCGAGAGATCAGCCTGGACCGCTTGCGCACCCTGGTCGCTATTGCCGACCGTGGCTCATTCGCCGACGCGGCGCGTGCGTTGCATCTGGCGCCACCAACGGTCAGCCTCCACATCGCCGAACTGGAAGAGCGCATCGGGGCTCCGCTCCTGTCACGCAAGCGCGGACATGTTCGGCCGACGGTGATAGGCGAGCTGTTGGTCGAGCGCGCGCGTCGACTGCTGGCCGACGCGGAACAGGCGTTAGACGATGTTCACCGCCAGGTTCAAGGGCTTGTCGGACGCGTTCGGCTCGGAGCATCGACCGGCGCGATTGCGCACCTGTTGCCTCAAGCGCTTGACGTGCTGCGTGAGCACCATCCCGCTATCGATATTCAGATCGCGGTACTCACCTCGCATGAAACGCTAACCCGATTAGCGGATGGGACGCTGGATATCGGGCTGGTTGCACTGCCTCAGCCTCCGGCGGCTGGACTCGTGATCAAGCCCTGGCGCCGCGACCCGGTGATGGCATTCGTGCCGGCGCATTGGCGGTGTCCGGCTCGCGTTACGCCTGAGTGGCTCGCCGCTCAACCTCTCATTCTTAATGATGCGACCACGCGTCTCTCGCGTCTGACTGCGGAGTGGTTTGCGACCGGAGGGCACCATCCCGCGCCGCGCATTCAGCTCAATTACAACGATGCGATCAAGAGTCTGGTAGCGGCGGGCTATGGCGCGGCGCTGTTGCCCCATGAGGCCACTACACCATTACCCGACAGGCGCATTGTCATGCGTCCGCTGCGCCCGGCGTTGTGGCGTCGGCTCGGCATTGCGCGTCGTGCGGGGCACGTCGAGCGTTCCACGCAACACGTACTCGATGTGTTGTGGGATCTGCGATTGGCGTAG